Part of the Lolium rigidum isolate FL_2022 chromosome 6, APGP_CSIRO_Lrig_0.1, whole genome shotgun sequence genome, gcaaccgcgactaaaggccggtgGCGCAACCACGACTAAtgtcagttgcgaaccgcgactaaaggctatttttctaccagtgaatgTGACGCACCAAAACCACTACTATCCTCGTTAGTTCATCTGGAGGAACCACACAACGACAGAGGAAACAGACGCCAAACCTGCTGGCAGTGAACAGCTGAACACACACCCTGTCGATGAAGGAAAGGAAAGAAACACTCACTGGACCTGACAACAGTGGATGCAAACCACCGAAAACAAAATATAGTGTACAGTAAGATACATGTTTAGCGCCGTGTTGCAGCCGTTACTGGTGTGAGCCTCATATGTATACAGGAACTGAAGTCAGAGCACAGAGCGCCTCAAGTAGACGATTACTCCGACGCTGGCAACGGCGACCCCGCTGGCCACGATACCTAGCCGGAGGGACGACAGGCCTCTCTGCGGCGTCGAGGTATCGACGAGCGACGAAGTGGACTGCACCCCGGTCTCGGACTGACCGTCCATGTGCAGTCTCAGAACCTGAAACGGTGTAGCAGCATGTCACAAAAAAGGATTGCGATGTACTACCTGAAAATTCAGGCATGTATATATACATGAGAAAAAAAAAGTGTATGATGAAAATACATATTCCCGATAGCGTTGGAATCAGGACTGATGTTGCAAGGCAAGCCTCGAAaaggttgcaagaagaagaacaatgggacaGATTGAAATGCTTGGTTGCGCTAATGTTGCAGCAAAACTCGGGAGGAAGCAGGTGACACACACACAACATCAGGGTATTGAACTAGAAAAGCAGAGAAGAATTAACCTTCCATCCAGCAGATCTGGCATGCTCAATTGCTGCGATGAGGTCGCTGTCGGTAGCAAGAAGAACTCTGTCACCTTCATCGTCATTGTACTGTAAAAAACAATCTTAAGTAAGATGCAgaatttatcgaaaaaaatgtaaGACGCAGAAAGGTAAAAAAAAAGTCCACTGATTCTAGATAAAAGATTTCAAACTCCCAAGTTGGTCTGTTGCTCACTTAAAGGATCTTTACATAAGCAAAGCTCATGTAAAATACTTTCTTAAGATAAATCATGTAACAGAGCGTGACGTCATCTCAATGGACGGGAGAAGTGCAACTGCCTAACGATAAAGCACAATAGGTTTGGCAACATGTTTTAAAATAGTCCCATTTAACTACGGAAAATATGTTCTTGCAACAGAGAATCTTGACTTCTTACCAGAAGGTTGACATGTGCCTTCTCGTTTTCCATCCCCAATCTGTGTGTTACAGCAGACACAAGTGCACCTAAGGTTTCTGAAACTGCGGAAAGGAGGATTGTAATTAGAAAATATAGCAGACAAGCACACGGATATACTACATTACTGTTTCATCGGTAAACCACAATTTTAGAAGAGACAAATCCACCAACCGCAACTGAATCTATGCATCCGTCCTTCTCTATCTTCAATTTTGTAAGAGAATGCATTGCCAACATGAGGGGGTATAAGCTTTCCTCCAGCATCGTCTGATGCTACTGTACCATTATGGGATTCATCACTGCGCTATATAACAAAACACTAAATCAAACCATCTTCAACAATGTAAGAATAGATGCAGATAGAAAAAGAACAAACCTATGTGAATCATGTTCCTCTGCAGGATGCAAGGCAAGAGCTGAATCCCAAAacttctcaaccatagtatttgcCACATTGTTTGGTCCAGATGCTTCCTCAACCTGATGAAAACGAAAGGTCGGGAATGCAGGGTGATAAAAAATAAAGAGAACATATGTGTACGGTAGATTCAGTGACAATGTAACCGATTCTTACCATGGAGAGGGCTGCGTGGGTTAACTGAAGTGCATCCAAACATGCGACGATCTGTCCTCCTATTCAAATATTTAACTTAGATATGTACTACACAAAAAATAAACTTCTCTTTGCTGTTAGAATTCAGTACTTGCTTTTGTCTGCTACAGGAATATGACGAAATCTTCCATGTTGCATTGATTTTAGAGCCTCGAGGATTGATGTGTCACACGTAGCACAACCAGGACATGCACTCATGACCTTCGCAAATAATAAGGAATATTTAATCAACTATTGAAAAAAATGAGGAAGAAAACCATTATCGCTTAAAATCTGGATGTTTTAGTTTTTTCAGATTACCTTTTCTACGCGAGTCACCTCTGGGGACAGACTACGTGCTACCACCCGCCAAACCAAATCCTTGGAACTGCAGAATAGCCGTAATTCTTAAATGGAATACAGATCATAATGTATCGTACTCAGTATCTTAGTAGTAGGATTTAGAAAATTTGAGATGGGAAAACTTAAAATGTACACGACTTCGCAAAGAAGAACATACGTGAGAATTCCTTGTAACGTGCTCCCTGCCATGACAACCACCGAGTTGACGCGGTATTCTCTCATCTTTTTCGCAGCTGCAGTTACTGGGTCTGAAGGGGATACCGATGGAACACTACAAAGGATAAACGATGGAAATGTTAAGCCATAacaataatttacatgatactttTTCCTGGTAGTGTCTGTTTTACCTTGTATTTTCAGTTATGATAGTTGACAAGGATGGTTTGAACATCTGGCCTCGAAGATTTTCTATGAATTTGTGTGGACCTGAAGTAAGGAACCAAAGTTCAACATCGCCTAGTTAATTTACAAGGCCTGAATGTAATGCATCATGGGAGGTCATGAAAATTAAAATAAGTACTGAAACCACTCATATGAAAACTAACTGATAAAAGCAACCTGCAAATTCCGATTTCCATTGCCGTTCGACCCCTTCTATAGCAGCTGCTATAGCACTGCCTTGTTCTGCTGCCTTCTCCATTCTCGCAATTGCATCATAGAGGAATTTTGTAATGTCCAACATGCCAATGACCTCACCATGTTCCACTACCGGAAGATGCCTAAATTTGCCTGTGAACAGAAGCCATATGACTAAACGGAGACCGTGAAGACAAAATCCATAAAACTGTCAACATAAAACATGTGAGAAATTTCTTAAGAGAGTATTTTCTTGAACATATCAGTGCATGTCTTCGGCTATTAGCAAATCTGCAGTAAAACTAGTACTAAACATGACCTATTCGAAGTTCATACTAACTCACAAAATCGCAAATATATGGTGTTGTAGGTTTATGGGTTGCACACAACTTCAATAAAAAACTATAGCCATATGAAACCTGGGTAATGTTGACCCATACTAACTTGCACCCATCGTGCATAGCACACCCATGAACCATGTTCAAAACATGGAAAAACTAAACACGATAATAGCTGAagttaaaactagcaactaattctaGTACTAAtttcggttttgctatgtctcagtcaaatgagattttcttaagtctaagtcacttataaaaaagtgcttgagttgcacttttctgttaaaaagtgcaattgcacttttctaccagaaatgtgcaactgaaccgagttgcacttttctttgaactgcagttgcacttttttgAAGTCActaagacttaagaaaatctcagtcaacttagacatagacacaccctacTAATTTTGGTAGTGGAGAAAAATAACAAGGAGACCTTGGACCATCTTCTGCAGTGCATCGGTGGCTGATGAGTTGGCCTCGACAAAAACAGGATTCCGCGTCATCACCTTGGCCGCATTTGTTTCCTCGGGCTTGAGACCCTCAGCTATCACTCGACCCGATACGTCCTGcaggaaaaaaaatacaaatcTTCCATAAAGATATGATCTCAATTACTATTGATATTATAAAAAAAAACTAGATGCTCATCATTAGTCCTACCTAATTTCCTAATAACCAAAGAAAATATCTGAACATAGAATAATTTTAGCATTCCTATCTAGATGACTAAGATGAGTGCTCAGAGGGCTGTTTCTTGGCAGTTCATCTCAACGAAACGTCTGGAATATTTATGTTTCAGGGTCATCAACCCCCAGAAATAGCATTATTTCTTTTTTGCCCATCTTCCGTGAAGTTCAAATATATACTCTTTTTTTCAACATTACCCACGTTTCCTAAATACTCAAAGCCAATTCCTGAAAAATAAGATCATTTTGGCATATTTCATATCTAGATGACTGGTCAGATGACGACGCTGTCTTTTCAGTTCATCTCAACGAAATGTGGAGTATTTATGTTTCAAGCTCATCATCAAGCCCCGGAAACCGCATTATTTCGTTTTTGCCCATCTCCCCTGAAGTTCATGTATATACTCTGTTTTCTCAACCTTTCGTTCTCACCTCGGCCGTGACGATGCCCGAGAGTATCCCGTTGGCGTCGGTGAGCAGCGCGGCGTTGACGAGCCTCGTCGCCATCCTCCGGCACGCCTCGTACACCGTGGTGGCCTCCGGGAGCGTCAGCGCCTTGGCCAGCCTGAGCTGCTTCACCGTCCTCTCCTCCAACCACCTACGCTCAGACAAATAAAAGCCCTGATCAGCGCAATCTACACGGGAACAAAACCATCGGatggagctcgccggagacgtacGGCGGCGGTGCCTTCACGGGCGACTTTggcttggaggcggcggcgggcttccCATTGGCGGTGGGAgcaggagcgggcggcggcgggggcttgCGGGGAAGGATGGCAGCGTGGTGCCGGCGAGGCTGCGGCGCGGTGGCGCGGGAGCACATGGATACGACGGCGGCGATCGCGGGTGGTGGCAAGGCCAGAGCCGAGGATTCTGTTTGAAATGGAGTCGAAGGCACGACAACACAGAGTCAGACAGGAGCAGCTCGTTGCCGGTCGCGTGCAGTACAAGAGGAGGAGCAGCTGTGGGTTTGTGAGGTGGTATCGCTGAGTTGGGTTTCTGGCCGTGGGTAGCTGGAGTCGGTGCCATGGTTTTAAAATCGTCCAAGTGACCGGTTCACTGGTTTTGCCGATACGTCTGAATTCTGAGCCGGCCGGTTCAACAGTGACAAAAGACCAGGGTGTCCTAATTAAGAAGTGCTGTAAGAAATTTTCAAAAAGAGTTGACCGCACATGGTATACTACATTGAGTAACAGTATATCAGAAAACCACGGTAGCCTTGTGGTATTGGTCTGTTTGGGCCTGTACAGGAGCAAGTGGAGTACTGATGTATTTCTTTTTCAGAAATCGCAGGAGATTTGCGAATCTTTGTATGAAACGGTAAAGGAGTACAACACCATCGCATGGTTACAAGGCAGAAGAGACCTAGGGTATGTTTGGTTCGTGCCCAAGTTTGTCCTGCCAATTTTTTCGCAGCCCATGGTATTTTGGTCCTTCTTTGGTTTGCTACCAAAATTTTGGGAGggacttgtataggatctctcCATTAAGTATGATCCATCAACTCAGAGAAATCATACTTTAAAAAtgtgaaaaaatctgaaaataatggacaatatgcatataggttgtatctacaGCTCCAAGAAATTTCAGCTCAAAATTCTATTGTGACTAGTGTCAGATCTGGTTgaatagtatttcacactatttACATCCAaatttatctttttgtctctctaagtgtatgttgaatttgaagttgcaaTTTTTTGGCATTGCATAGATGTATGTTgtcattttttcagattttttgaacatgttttgtctttgcaaaaaaaatcatTCTCGTAGATCCTATCTAAAACCTGATCCTACCTAAGTCTTCCCTCCAAAATTTTGGTTGCCTATGAAATCTTGCCAAATCTTCTCACATTTCCTTCACAAGTCTTGCCAACTTTTGGGCTAACCAATATTTTGG contains:
- the LOC124662249 gene encoding CBS domain-containing protein CBSCBSPB3-like — translated: MCSRATAPQPRRHHAAILPRKPPPPPAPAPTANGKPAAASKPKSPVKAPPPWLEERTVKQLRLAKALTLPEATTVYEACRRMATRLVNAALLTDANGILSGIVTAEDVSGRVIAEGLKPEETNAAKVMTRNPVFVEANSSATDALQKMVQGKFRHLPVVEHGEVIGMLDITKFLYDAIARMEKAAEQGSAIAAAIEGVERQWKSEFAGPHKFIENLRGQMFKPSLSTIITENTSVPSVSPSDPVTAAAKKMREYRVNSVVVMAGSTLQGILTSKDLVWRVVARSLSPEVTRVEKVMSACPGCATCDTSILEALKSMQHGRFRHIPVADKRGQIVACLDALQLTHAALSMVEEASGPNNVANTMVEKFWDSALALHPAEEHDSHSDESHNGTVASDDAGGKLIPPHVGNAFSYKIEDREGRMHRFSCVSETLGALVSAVTHRLGMENEKAHVNLLYNDDEGDRVLLATDSDLIAAIEHARSAGWKVLRLHMDGQSETGVQSTSSLVDTSTPQRGLSSLRLGIVASGVAVASVGVIVYLRRSVL